From one Tetragenococcus osmophilus genomic stretch:
- the pepT gene encoding peptidase T, giving the protein MYENLLPRFLRYVKTQTRSNPESTTTPSTQTQVEFANSLKQELEDLGLEDIHYDSNSGYVIATLPSNTTKEAPSIGFIAHMDTADFNAENVQPQIFENYDGHSEIQLDEEGMYTLNPNEFPNLKNYQGETLITTDGSTLLGADDKAGIAEIMTAMEILLNHPEILHGDIKVAFGPDEEIGVGADKFDVTDFNVDFAYTMDGGPLGELEYETFNAAQAEINIQGKNVHPGTAKDIMINALQLAVDFHNQLPSDEVPEKTEGTQGFYHLMDLNGSPEEAKLTYIIRDHDHERFEQRKEQIMQIQNNLNEQFQQQRVFVNMYDQYYNMKEIIEKDMTSVELAKNAMIDLAIDPIIEPVRGGTDGSKISYMGIPTPNIFAGAENMHGRFEYVSLQTMEKAAALIVKIAELNAK; this is encoded by the coding sequence ATGTACGAAAATTTATTACCACGCTTTTTGCGTTACGTTAAAACTCAAACACGTTCAAATCCAGAAAGCACTACGACACCTTCAACACAAACTCAAGTTGAGTTTGCTAATTCATTAAAACAAGAGCTAGAAGACTTGGGACTAGAAGATATCCATTACGATTCAAACAGTGGTTATGTTATTGCAACATTACCAAGTAATACGACAAAAGAAGCGCCAAGTATTGGTTTTATTGCCCACATGGATACTGCTGATTTTAATGCGGAAAATGTCCAACCACAAATTTTTGAAAACTATGATGGTCATTCTGAAATCCAATTGGACGAAGAGGGAATGTATACATTAAACCCTAATGAGTTTCCTAATTTAAAAAATTACCAAGGAGAAACCTTAATCACAACAGATGGTTCAACTCTTTTAGGGGCCGATGATAAAGCAGGAATTGCTGAAATTATGACAGCAATGGAGATTTTATTAAACCACCCTGAAATTTTGCATGGAGATATAAAAGTAGCTTTTGGACCAGACGAAGAAATAGGGGTAGGAGCTGATAAGTTCGATGTAACAGATTTTAACGTTGACTTTGCTTACACTATGGATGGTGGCCCTCTTGGTGAATTAGAGTATGAAACTTTTAATGCAGCGCAAGCAGAAATTAACATTCAAGGAAAAAATGTCCATCCTGGGACAGCTAAAGATATTATGATTAATGCTTTGCAATTAGCTGTTGATTTTCATAACCAATTACCTTCCGATGAGGTTCCTGAAAAAACAGAAGGAACTCAAGGTTTTTATCATTTGATGGACTTAAATGGAAGTCCTGAAGAAGCGAAATTGACTTACATCATTCGTGACCATGATCATGAAAGATTTGAGCAACGAAAAGAACAAATAATGCAAATACAAAACAATTTGAACGAACAATTTCAACAACAACGCGTTTTTGTAAATATGTATGATCAATATTATAATATGAAAGAAATTATAGAAAAAGATATGACTAGCGTTGAATTGGCTAAAAATGCCATGATTGATTTAGCGATTGATCCTATTATAGAACCTGTACGTGGTGGTACTGACGGATCTAAGATTTCTTATATGGGTATTCCTACGCCTAATATCTTTGCTGGGGCAGAAAATATGCATGGACGCTTTGAATACGTTTCGTTACAAACAATGGAAAAAGCTGCCGCATTAATTGTTAAAATTGCTGAATTAAATGCCAAATAA
- the clpB gene encoding ATP-dependent chaperone ClpB, translated as MNIEKMTTTLQNVIAQAQQIAVTRRQQEIDIAHLWKLFLQPNQFARNFYKELGVDLEAFDHEIDQTIDSLPSVEGGNVQYGQTISQNLYHLLNEADKLAENYKDEFLSTEIVLLALMKLKNYRLTKFLKNQGITEKQVREAIDNMRQGERVTSQNQEEQYEALEKYGVDLVQEVKNGKMDPIIGRDEEIRDVIRILSRKTKNNPVLIGEPGVGKTAIVEGLAQRIVKKDVPENLKDKTVFSLDMGALIAGAKYRGEFEERLKAVLKEVKKAEGRIILFIDEIHNIVGAGKTEGSMDAGNLLKPMLARGELHMIGATTLDEYRENIEKDKALERRLQKVMVQEPTLEDTISILRGLKERFEIHHGVNIHDNALVAAATLSDRYITDRYLPDKAIDLVDEACANIRVEMNSMPTELDQVTRRLMQLEIEEAALKKESDDASKKRLESLQEELAELREEVNSMKLQWETEKEEVNAVSNKRAEIDKAKHELEDAENNYDLERAAKLRHGTVPQLEKELKELESKEDTTVLKMVQESVTANEIAVVVGRLTGIPVTKLVEGERDKLLKLNETLHERVIGQDEAVNAVSNAVIRSRAGLQNPDRPLGSFLFLGPTGVGKTELAKALAENLFDSEDHMVRIDMSEYMEKHTVSRLVGAPPGYVGYEEGGQLTEAVRRNPYTIILLDEIEKAHPDVFNILLQVLDDGRLTDSKGRMVNFKNTVLIMTSNIGSQVLLDGMSGQGEISGSAKDQVMNLLKTEFKPEFLNRIDDTILFTPLSVDDMKGIVEKIIGELSQRLVQQEIFLEISDEAKSWIAENAYEPAYGARPLRRFITREVETPLAKEIVSGRVMPKTKVIIELLDNHLVFQNETVEEQALS; from the coding sequence ATGAATATTGAAAAAATGACAACGACATTACAAAACGTCATTGCTCAAGCTCAGCAAATTGCTGTAACTAGACGACAACAAGAAATTGATATTGCGCATTTATGGAAGTTATTTTTACAACCTAATCAATTTGCGCGAAATTTTTATAAAGAACTAGGTGTTGATCTTGAAGCATTTGACCATGAAATTGACCAAACAATTGATAGTTTGCCTAGTGTTGAAGGCGGGAATGTCCAATATGGACAAACAATCAGTCAAAACTTATATCATTTATTAAATGAAGCTGATAAATTGGCTGAAAATTATAAAGATGAATTTTTATCTACTGAAATTGTATTACTCGCGTTAATGAAGTTAAAAAATTATCGTTTAACGAAATTTTTGAAAAATCAAGGAATTACGGAAAAACAAGTACGAGAAGCGATCGACAATATGCGACAAGGCGAACGTGTGACTTCACAAAACCAAGAAGAGCAGTATGAAGCTCTAGAAAAATATGGGGTTGATCTAGTCCAAGAGGTTAAAAATGGGAAAATGGATCCTATTATCGGACGAGATGAAGAAATTCGTGACGTGATACGAATTTTATCACGTAAAACAAAGAATAATCCTGTATTGATAGGCGAACCTGGAGTAGGTAAGACCGCAATTGTTGAAGGTCTTGCGCAACGTATCGTAAAAAAAGATGTGCCTGAAAATCTGAAAGATAAGACAGTATTTTCTTTAGATATGGGAGCTTTGATTGCTGGAGCTAAGTATCGCGGTGAATTTGAAGAACGTTTAAAAGCTGTTTTAAAAGAAGTTAAAAAAGCCGAAGGTCGTATCATCTTGTTTATTGATGAAATTCATAATATCGTTGGTGCAGGTAAGACAGAAGGCAGTATGGATGCAGGTAACTTATTAAAACCTATGTTAGCTCGAGGCGAGCTACACATGATTGGTGCAACGACTTTAGACGAATATAGAGAAAACATTGAAAAAGATAAAGCTTTAGAACGTCGTTTGCAAAAAGTTATGGTACAAGAACCTACGTTAGAAGATACGATTTCTATTTTACGTGGGTTAAAAGAACGTTTCGAAATTCATCACGGAGTAAATATACATGATAATGCTTTAGTTGCTGCGGCTACGCTATCTGACCGTTATATTACGGATCGTTATTTACCAGATAAAGCTATTGATTTAGTCGATGAAGCTTGTGCAAATATTCGAGTAGAAATGAATTCTATGCCTACTGAATTAGATCAAGTAACAAGACGTTTAATGCAATTAGAAATCGAAGAAGCAGCTTTGAAAAAAGAAAGCGATGATGCTTCTAAAAAACGTTTAGAAAGCTTACAAGAAGAACTAGCTGAATTACGTGAAGAAGTTAACTCGATGAAGTTGCAATGGGAAACAGAAAAAGAAGAAGTCAATGCAGTATCTAATAAGCGAGCAGAAATCGATAAAGCTAAGCATGAATTAGAAGATGCGGAAAATAATTATGATCTAGAACGAGCTGCTAAATTACGCCATGGCACTGTACCTCAATTGGAAAAAGAATTAAAAGAACTAGAAAGTAAAGAAGATACTACTGTTTTAAAGATGGTTCAAGAATCAGTGACGGCAAATGAAATAGCAGTAGTTGTAGGACGCCTAACAGGAATCCCAGTAACTAAACTAGTCGAAGGCGAGCGAGACAAGCTTCTTAAACTTAATGAAACTCTGCATGAACGAGTTATTGGACAAGACGAAGCTGTCAATGCTGTAAGTAATGCGGTTATTCGTTCTCGTGCAGGATTACAAAATCCTGATCGTCCATTAGGTTCTTTCTTATTTTTAGGACCTACTGGTGTAGGGAAGACCGAATTAGCGAAAGCCTTAGCAGAAAACCTTTTTGATTCAGAAGATCATATGGTACGTATTGATATGAGTGAATACATGGAAAAACATACAGTTTCACGTTTAGTAGGAGCACCTCCTGGTTATGTAGGTTATGAAGAAGGCGGTCAACTAACAGAAGCTGTAAGACGCAATCCGTACACAATCATTTTATTAGATGAAATTGAAAAAGCTCATCCTGACGTCTTTAATATTTTATTACAAGTATTAGACGATGGCCGTTTAACAGATTCTAAAGGACGTATGGTCAATTTTAAAAATACTGTTTTAATTATGACTAGTAATATCGGTTCTCAAGTATTGTTAGATGGTATGTCTGGACAAGGGGAAATTTCTGGAAGCGCAAAGGATCAAGTAATGAACCTATTGAAAACAGAATTTAAACCAGAATTTCTTAACCGAATCGACGATACGATTCTTTTCACACCGTTAAGTGTTGATGATATGAAAGGTATTGTCGAAAAGATTATTGGAGAGCTATCTCAACGATTAGTGCAACAAGAAATCTTTTTAGAAATTTCAGATGAAGCAAAAAGTTGGATCGCTGAAAATGCATATGAACCTGCTTACGGTGCAAGACCACTGCGTCGCTTTATCACACGCGAAGTAGAAACGCCTTTAGCTAAAGAAATTGTTTCTGGACGCGTTATGCCAAAAACGAAAGTGATTATCGAATTGCTTGATAATCATTTAGTTTTTCAAAATGAAACTGTAGAAGAACAAGCACTAAGTTAA
- a CDS encoding lysylphosphatidylglycerol synthase transmembrane domain-containing protein: protein MKRNAKWKIILNLVLLLVILGIMFYFVQNSMRAIFIELKETNFILLAGVLFLGLLHQFFEGCGIKETVRGFAPKFTIFDGMMTSFYIAFYRIITFGAGTLLAEIGFYKKKGIKISQGVGASTLHMVSYKTAIITYAILNFIFYFTSMLNQRPEMIGMILVGMVLTSLLIITLVLLSLSLNIQVAVLLFCNRFVRNEKLRYYIDQANLQINALHQAMQSVLDDKASLFKIYLLNLLKVGAWYVIPFVCLQEEANNINFFLAFALISFTLVLSGVIPSPAGIGSFDFVYLFMFQPVVGTVNAVSSLLLYRFASFVLPFLLGFLVFLKERRKVITDGIEEISQP from the coding sequence ATGAAAAGAAATGCCAAATGGAAAATCATACTAAATTTAGTTTTGCTTCTTGTTATTTTGGGCATCATGTTTTATTTTGTTCAAAATTCAATGCGCGCTATTTTTATTGAATTAAAAGAAACCAACTTCATCTTATTAGCTGGTGTCCTTTTTTTAGGGCTCTTACACCAATTTTTTGAAGGATGTGGGATCAAAGAAACCGTACGAGGTTTTGCTCCTAAATTTACAATCTTTGATGGTATGATGACTTCGTTTTATATTGCTTTTTATCGAATAATTACTTTTGGGGCAGGAACGTTACTTGCAGAAATTGGGTTTTATAAGAAGAAAGGAATAAAAATTAGCCAAGGTGTGGGTGCTTCAACATTGCATATGGTAAGTTACAAAACAGCGATTATCACTTACGCCATTTTAAACTTTATTTTTTACTTTACCTCTATGTTAAATCAGCGCCCTGAAATGATTGGTATGATTTTAGTCGGGATGGTGTTAACTTCATTGTTAATCATTACGCTAGTGCTTTTATCACTTAGCTTAAATATACAGGTAGCTGTATTATTGTTTTGCAATCGATTTGTGCGTAATGAAAAATTGCGTTACTATATTGACCAAGCAAATTTACAAATCAATGCTTTGCATCAAGCTATGCAATCCGTGTTAGATGATAAAGCATCTTTGTTTAAAATTTATCTACTTAATTTGTTAAAAGTAGGAGCTTGGTATGTTATACCTTTTGTTTGCTTACAGGAAGAAGCCAATAACATTAATTTCTTCTTAGCTTTTGCTCTTATTAGCTTTACTTTAGTTTTATCAGGTGTCATTCCGTCTCCAGCTGGTATTGGTTCTTTTGATTTTGTTTATTTGTTTATGTTCCAACCTGTAGTCGGAACAGTCAATGCAGTTTCCTCTTTATTATTATATCGCTTTGCTAGTTTTGTTCTGCCATTTTTATTAGGCTTTTTGGTCTTTCTCAAAGAACGCAGGAAAGTCATTACAGATGGTATTGAAGAAATCTCTCAACCATAG
- the lepA gene encoding translation elongation factor 4 has protein sequence MDNLEEMKQRQKMIRNFSIIAHIDHGKSTLADRILEQTHTVTSREMQDQLLDSMDLERERGITIKLNTVELKYTAKDGQTYLFHLIDTPGHVDFSYEVSRSLAACEGAILIVDAAQGIEAQTLANVYLAVDNDLEILPVINKVDLPAADPERVKQEIEDVIGIDASQAVLASAKSGLGIEEILEQVVHTVPAPAGDINAPLKALIFDSVYDVYRGVVLSIRIIDGVVHPGDRIQLMNNGKIFEVSEIGIFSPKAIARDYLMVGEVGYMTAAIKTVQDTRVGDTITLADNPAPEPLPGYKQKNPMVFCGMYPVDASRYNDLREALEKLQLNDAALQFETEASQALGFGFRCGFLGMLHMDVVQERLEREANLDLITTAPSVVYHITKTDDTEIDVDNPADFPESTYIESVEEPFVKAEIMVPNDFVGPVMELCQRKRGDFVTMNYLDDYRVNVIYNIPLSEIVFDFFDKLKSNTKGYASLDYEMIGYRTSNLVKMDILLNGDKIDALSFIVHREFAYERGKAIVEKLKNLIPRQQYEVPVQASVGQKIVARSDIKALRKNVLAKCYGGDVSRKRKLLEKQKEGKKRMKQVGSIEVPQEAFLAVLKIDDDEN, from the coding sequence ATGGATAATTTAGAAGAAATGAAACAACGACAAAAGATGATTCGTAACTTTTCAATCATCGCTCATATCGATCACGGAAAATCCACTTTAGCCGATCGGATTTTAGAACAAACACATACAGTAACTTCAAGAGAAATGCAAGACCAATTATTGGATTCGATGGATTTGGAAAGAGAACGTGGCATAACAATCAAATTAAACACAGTTGAGCTAAAATATACAGCAAAAGATGGGCAAACTTATCTATTTCATTTGATTGATACACCTGGACACGTCGATTTTTCTTATGAAGTTTCACGTAGTTTGGCCGCTTGTGAAGGTGCAATTTTAATTGTCGATGCCGCTCAAGGTATTGAAGCTCAAACGTTAGCAAATGTTTACCTAGCAGTTGATAATGATCTAGAGATTTTACCTGTCATTAATAAAGTTGACCTCCCAGCTGCTGATCCTGAACGTGTTAAACAAGAAATCGAAGATGTCATTGGAATTGATGCAAGCCAAGCTGTGTTGGCTAGCGCAAAATCTGGCCTAGGTATCGAAGAAATTTTAGAACAAGTAGTTCATACTGTCCCTGCCCCAGCCGGCGATATCAACGCTCCTTTAAAAGCATTGATCTTTGATTCGGTTTATGATGTCTATCGGGGAGTTGTTTTAAGTATACGTATTATTGATGGTGTGGTCCATCCTGGTGATCGTATCCAATTAATGAACAATGGGAAGATATTTGAAGTAAGCGAAATTGGTATCTTTTCACCTAAAGCAATCGCTCGTGATTACTTAATGGTAGGTGAAGTTGGTTATATGACTGCTGCTATCAAAACTGTACAAGACACTCGTGTAGGAGATACGATTACTTTAGCAGATAACCCAGCGCCAGAACCATTACCAGGTTATAAGCAAAAAAATCCAATGGTCTTTTGTGGGATGTATCCTGTAGATGCTTCTCGTTATAATGATTTACGCGAAGCTTTAGAAAAATTGCAATTAAATGATGCAGCTTTACAATTTGAAACAGAAGCTTCTCAAGCTTTAGGATTTGGCTTTCGCTGTGGATTTTTGGGAATGCTTCATATGGACGTAGTACAAGAACGCCTAGAAAGAGAAGCGAATTTAGATTTGATTACAACCGCTCCTTCTGTGGTCTATCATATTACAAAAACAGATGATACAGAAATTGATGTTGATAACCCGGCTGACTTCCCTGAATCTACTTATATTGAAAGTGTGGAAGAACCTTTTGTAAAAGCTGAAATTATGGTGCCTAATGATTTTGTGGGTCCAGTTATGGAACTATGTCAACGAAAACGTGGAGATTTTGTCACAATGAACTACTTGGACGATTATCGAGTGAATGTCATTTACAACATCCCTCTTTCAGAGATTGTGTTTGATTTCTTTGATAAACTAAAATCCAATACGAAAGGATATGCTTCATTAGATTATGAAATGATCGGTTATCGTACAAGCAATCTTGTAAAAATGGATATTTTGCTAAACGGTGATAAAATTGATGCGTTAAGTTTTATTGTCCATCGTGAATTTGCTTATGAACGTGGAAAAGCAATCGTTGAGAAGTTAAAAAATCTTATTCCACGGCAACAATATGAAGTGCCTGTACAAGCATCCGTTGGTCAAAAAATTGTGGCTCGTTCTGACATCAAAGCATTACGTAAAAACGTGCTTGCTAAATGTTACGGTGGTGACGTTTCTCGTAAACGGAAACTATTAGAAAAGCAAAAAGAAGGAAAAAAACGAATGAAACAAGTTGGCTCAATCGAAGTACCTCAAGAAGCTTTTCTAGCTGTGCTTAAAATAGATGATGATGAAAATTAA
- a CDS encoding AI-2E family transporter, with amino-acid sequence MQKIKIDWNYWFTRFLFVMAIIIGFKLITNYQVISDSLANLLNVLSPFIIGFIFAYLLNGAQKRLENLFQKTQISFITKHSRGISVLILYLIIFYLFFLVLNYVVPLMIDNLVDLLGLLPQFYNYLMGLITRLEYEGVFESLNLEEFLQNLTADFSPENLLQQWTQALTSLGVITKSLSSFVLNSFLTLIISVYALLFKDGILSFIDKLGQKTLSEKIYLSSKKWMSKTHTIFYKFISSRFLDACVIGVLASVILYALDVPFALTLGILTGVCNMIPYFGSIFASIVTTIITFFSADFQLALTALISLLILQQIDGNIIGPRIMGGALDLNPIIIIISITVGGAYFGVLGMFLAVPIAAILKIIMMNWLDELEGNELQE; translated from the coding sequence TTGCAAAAAATAAAAATTGACTGGAATTATTGGTTTACACGTTTTTTATTTGTGATGGCAATAATTATTGGTTTTAAATTAATTACAAATTATCAAGTGATATCTGATAGTTTAGCTAATCTATTAAATGTTTTATCTCCTTTTATTATTGGTTTCATTTTCGCTTATCTTTTAAATGGAGCGCAGAAACGTTTGGAAAACCTCTTTCAAAAAACTCAGATTTCTTTTATAACGAAACATAGCCGTGGAATTAGTGTTTTGATTTTGTACTTAATTATCTTTTACTTATTCTTCCTGGTATTAAATTATGTAGTTCCTTTAATGATCGATAACTTAGTTGACTTACTTGGTTTGTTACCCCAATTTTATAATTATTTGATGGGTTTAATTACAAGGTTAGAGTATGAAGGAGTATTTGAATCCTTAAATCTAGAAGAGTTTTTACAAAACTTAACAGCGGATTTTTCCCCAGAAAATTTATTACAGCAATGGACACAAGCCCTTACTTCATTAGGCGTAATCACTAAAAGTCTTTCTTCTTTTGTACTTAATAGTTTTTTGACACTAATTATTTCTGTTTATGCTTTACTCTTTAAAGATGGAATTTTGTCATTTATCGATAAATTAGGTCAGAAAACACTATCGGAAAAAATTTATCTAAGTAGTAAAAAATGGATGTCTAAGACACATACAATTTTTTACAAGTTTATCAGTTCCCGGTTTTTAGACGCTTGTGTTATAGGAGTTCTTGCCTCTGTTATTCTTTACGCTTTGGATGTCCCTTTTGCATTAACATTGGGTATTTTAACTGGTGTTTGTAATATGATCCCTTATTTTGGTTCAATTTTTGCCTCAATTGTAACTACCATTATTACTTTCTTTAGTGCAGACTTTCAATTAGCACTAACAGCATTGATTTCATTACTTATCTTACAACAAATTGATGGAAATATTATTGGTCCAAGAATTATGGGTGGCGCTTTAGATCTAAACCCCATTATTATTATTATATCCATTACAGTAGGCGGAGCTTATTTTGGAGTTTTAGGAATGTTTTTAGCTGTACCGATCGCAGCAATTTTAAAGATTATTATGATGAATTGGTTAGATGAACTTGAAGGAAACGAACTACAAGAATAA
- a CDS encoding Nif3-like dinuclear metal center hexameric protein: MSLAAKEFITKFESFCPLWLAEKGDPCGLHIGSLDKKIERVMMTLDVRPEVVNEAIKKDIDLIVAKHPPIFRPVDRLVSDDPQTKMYIDLLKHDIAVYAAHTNMDIIWGGLNDWFCEMLEIKKTNYLVKTHEIRLKKLAVYVPSDNSKQMRQALAKTGAGTQGNYRNTSYSLTGVGRFTPNKKANPTIGTQEQEERVQETRIEVIFPETLQEKVLQAMYHAHPYEEPAYDILPLDNQPQMFGLGRVGYLDKPMDIEDFVQKVKKSFQLDGLRLIQPKEAKQTVQKIAICGGSGGKFYSDALKNEADVYITGDISYHTAHDMQANGLTVIDPGHNIEAVCVKRFIEKMEEWKKEEGWNVEFLPSEVSTNPFQFR; this comes from the coding sequence ATGAGTCTTGCTGCAAAAGAATTTATTACAAAATTCGAATCGTTCTGCCCACTTTGGTTAGCTGAAAAAGGAGATCCTTGTGGTTTACATATTGGAAGTTTAGACAAAAAGATCGAACGAGTCATGATGACTTTAGATGTACGTCCAGAAGTAGTCAATGAAGCTATAAAAAAAGATATTGATTTAATTGTGGCTAAACACCCCCCTATTTTTCGCCCGGTAGATCGTTTAGTTTCAGATGACCCGCAAACAAAGATGTATATCGATTTATTAAAACATGATATTGCAGTCTATGCCGCTCATACAAATATGGATATTATTTGGGGCGGGTTAAATGATTGGTTTTGTGAAATGTTAGAAATCAAAAAAACAAATTATCTCGTTAAGACTCATGAAATCCGTCTTAAAAAATTAGCTGTGTATGTACCTAGTGATAATAGTAAGCAAATGCGCCAAGCTTTAGCTAAAACAGGAGCTGGTACACAAGGAAACTATCGTAATACGAGTTATTCTTTAACAGGAGTAGGTCGTTTTACCCCTAATAAAAAAGCTAACCCGACAATTGGCACACAGGAGCAAGAAGAACGAGTTCAAGAAACTAGAATCGAGGTCATTTTTCCGGAAACTTTACAAGAAAAAGTTTTACAAGCAATGTATCATGCCCACCCTTATGAAGAACCTGCTTATGATATATTACCTTTAGATAATCAACCACAGATGTTTGGTTTGGGACGCGTGGGCTATTTAGATAAGCCTATGGATATAGAAGATTTCGTCCAAAAGGTCAAAAAAAGTTTTCAGCTTGATGGGTTACGCTTAATTCAGCCTAAAGAAGCTAAGCAGACAGTGCAAAAGATAGCTATTTGCGGAGGTTCTGGAGGAAAATTTTACTCAGATGCGCTAAAAAACGAGGCAGATGTTTATATTACGGGCGATATTTCTTATCATACAGCTCACGATATGCAAGCGAATGGATTAACAGTCATTGATCCTGGCCATAATATTGAAGCTGTTTGTGTCAAAAGATTTATAGAAAAAATGGAAGAATGGAAGAAAGAAGAGGGATGGAATGTTGAATTTCTTCCGTCTGAAGTAAGTACAAATCCATTCCAATTTAGATAG